A genomic region of Blattabacterium cuenoti contains the following coding sequences:
- a CDS encoding zinc ribbon domain-containing protein has protein sequence MGHKIQEVVTVVDKLRALYNLQLIDSRIDEIRKFRDNIPMEIKSLEEELDQIKKNLENIHENILSIKENINKKKKNIKSSDILINKYEKQKDHIKNHKELYSLDKEIDYQKLEIQLYKKRIKELNLQIYKMEEILKQKEDLLKNKEEHLFHKKKELNNILLKNDKEEQILLDKSLFFYKKVDNGLLKTYQRIRNGVKNGVAIAPVLRGAPLGSYLAITPQKYSELMQRNKLLIDEHSGRILIDAELAEEEKKKFFIFCSKKKL, from the coding sequence ATGGGCCATAAAATACAAGAAGTAGTCACTGTAGTAGATAAATTGAGAGCATTATACAATCTTCAATTAATAGATTCTCGTATAGATGAAATACGAAAATTCCGAGATAATATTCCTATGGAAATAAAAAGTCTAGAAGAAGAACTAGACCAAATCAAAAAAAACTTAGAAAATATTCATGAAAATATTCTTTCTATAAAAGAAAATATAAATAAGAAAAAAAAAAATATAAAATCTTCAGATATATTGATCAATAAATATGAAAAACAAAAAGATCATATCAAAAATCATAAAGAATTATATTCTTTAGATAAAGAAATTGATTATCAAAAATTAGAAATTCAATTATATAAAAAAAGAATTAAGGAATTAAATCTTCAAATTTATAAAATGGAAGAAATCCTAAAACAAAAAGAAGATTTATTAAAAAATAAAGAGGAACATCTTTTTCATAAGAAAAAAGAATTAAATAATATTCTTTTAAAAAATGATAAAGAAGAACAAATTTTATTAGATAAATCTTTATTTTTTTACAAAAAGGTAGATAATGGTTTATTGAAGACTTATCAAAGAATCAGAAATGGAGTTAAAAACGGTGTAGCTATTGCTCCAGTTCTAAGAGGAGCTCCATTGGGTTCTTATCTAGCAATCACTCCTCAAAAATATTCTGAACTCATGCAACGTAATAAACTTTTAATAGATGAACATAGTGGAAGAATATTAATAGACGCGGAATTAGCTGAGGAAGAAAAGAAAAAATTTTTTATTTTTTGTTCTAAAAAAAAATTATAG
- a CDS encoding thioredoxin family protein: MVRTYSSNEIKIKIKDFELLEVSSGKKKFLKSYFLNKATVIMFICNHCPYVKHINTELIRLANDYISKNISFLAINSNDVKKYPEDSPENMKKVYHKLGYTFPYFFDETQEVAKYYCAKCTPEFFIFSGKGNLCYHGQLDDSRPGNNIPVTGFDVRNTLQNILNGKKIYPIVKLSYGCNIKWKT, from the coding sequence ATGGTACGAACTTATTCTTCTAATGAAATTAAAATTAAAATTAAAGATTTTGAATTATTAGAAGTTTCTTCAGGAAAGAAGAAATTTTTAAAAAGTTATTTTTTAAATAAAGCAACTGTAATAATGTTTATTTGTAATCATTGTCCGTATGTTAAACATATTAATACAGAATTAATTCGTTTAGCTAATGATTACATATCAAAAAATATTTCATTTTTAGCCATAAATTCTAATGACGTTAAAAAGTATCCGGAAGACTCTCCAGAAAATATGAAAAAAGTATATCATAAATTAGGTTATACTTTTCCTTATTTTTTTGATGAAACACAGGAGGTGGCTAAATATTATTGTGCAAAATGTACTCCTGAATTTTTTATATTTTCCGGAAAGGGAAATTTATGTTATCATGGACAATTAGATGATTCTAGACCCGGAAATAACATACCTGTAACAGGTTTTGATGTAAGAAATACATTGCAAAACATTTTAAATGGAAAAAAAATATATCCAATAGTTAAATTAAGTTACGGGTGTAATATCAAATGGAAAACATAA